The Vibrio agarivorans genome window below encodes:
- the pdxJ gene encoding pyridoxine 5'-phosphate synthase, protein MSSIYLGVNIDHIATLRNARGTKYPDPVHAAEIAERAGADGITIHLREDRRHILDRDVRILRETIQTRMNLEMAVTDEMVEIALQTQPEYVCLVPEKREELTTEGGLDVVGQLDKIKAATEKLSAAGIKVSLFIDADRQQIDAAKACGAPYIELHTGHYADATSDEDQQDELKKIAAGASYAHDLGITVNAGHGLTYHNVAPIAALPEIYELNIGHSIIGRAVFDGLDKAVADMKAIMLDARKSA, encoded by the coding sequence ATGAGTTCGATTTATTTAGGCGTTAATATTGATCATATAGCGACCCTTCGTAATGCCCGCGGAACTAAGTACCCTGATCCTGTCCATGCCGCTGAAATTGCTGAGCGTGCTGGTGCCGATGGCATCACTATCCACCTACGTGAAGATCGTCGTCATATCCTAGACCGCGATGTGCGAATTCTGCGCGAAACGATTCAAACGCGCATGAACCTAGAGATGGCAGTGACAGACGAAATGGTTGAAATTGCCCTGCAAACACAACCTGAATACGTGTGCCTAGTTCCTGAGAAGCGTGAAGAGCTAACGACAGAAGGTGGTCTTGATGTGGTGGGTCAACTCGACAAAATCAAAGCTGCCACAGAGAAGTTGAGTGCCGCTGGTATTAAGGTTTCGCTATTTATCGATGCAGACCGCCAACAGATTGATGCTGCGAAAGCATGTGGTGCCCCATACATTGAGCTGCACACTGGTCACTATGCCGATGCGACGTCGGACGAAGATCAGCAAGATGAACTGAAGAAGATTGCGGCAGGCGCAAGCTACGCTCACGATCTGGGAATTACTGTTAATGCAGGCCATGGTCTGACGTATCACAACGTAGCACCTATTGCCGCACTGCCTGAAATCTACGAATTGAACATTGGCCATTCCATCATTGGTCGAGCGGTGTTTGATGGTCTTGATAAAGCTGTCGCGGACATGAAAGCCATCATGCTTGATGCGCGTAAGTCAGCTTAA
- the recO gene encoding DNA repair protein RecO, which translates to MFDGLQRCFVLHRRPYSESSLILDVFSEEHGRITLMSKGARSKRSNLKGALQPFTPLLLKWSGKGSMKTLRQAEPISLGLPLSGINLYSAMYVNELVGRVLAAEVPMPALFHDYLHALTELAQATNPEPALRRFELALLSAMGYGVDFMHCAGTGEPVEPEMAYRYREEKGFIASVRRDNLTFLGNELIAISERRFTTKEQLKAAKRFTRIALKPYLGGKPLKSRELFISTLPKARSIGK; encoded by the coding sequence ATGTTTGATGGTTTACAACGCTGTTTTGTTTTACACCGCCGCCCTTACAGCGAATCGAGCCTGATTCTCGATGTGTTTAGTGAGGAGCACGGGCGTATTACATTGATGTCGAAAGGTGCACGCAGCAAACGCTCTAACTTAAAAGGGGCGTTACAGCCATTTACACCGCTGCTACTAAAGTGGTCAGGCAAAGGCTCAATGAAGACACTGCGCCAAGCTGAGCCTATCAGCCTTGGCTTGCCGCTTTCCGGGATTAACCTCTATTCCGCCATGTACGTCAATGAGTTAGTTGGCAGAGTGCTAGCCGCAGAAGTGCCTATGCCAGCACTGTTTCATGACTACTTACACGCCCTAACGGAGTTGGCTCAGGCAACAAACCCAGAGCCAGCACTCAGACGTTTTGAGTTAGCCTTGCTATCTGCGATGGGGTATGGCGTTGATTTCATGCATTGTGCTGGCACAGGAGAGCCTGTTGAGCCAGAGATGGCCTATCGTTACCGAGAAGAGAAGGGCTTTATTGCCTCGGTTCGTCGTGACAATCTGACCTTTCTTGGTAATGAGCTAATTGCGATTAGTGAACGTAGATTTACGACAAAAGAACAACTTAAAGCCGCAAAGCGCTTTACACGTATAGCGTTAAAGCCGTATCTTGGCGGAAAACCATTAAAGAGCCGGGAGTTGTTTATCTCAACACTTCCCAAAGCACGGAGTATAGGAAAATGA
- the era gene encoding GTPase Era, with translation MADSTENNEFDIDAFFSSTGETSTPENQHCGFIAIVGRPNVGKSTLLNKILGQKISITSRKPQTTRHRIMGVDTEGDYQAIYVDTPGLHIEEKRAINRLMNRAANSSLSDVNLVFFLVDGTHWTNDDEMVLTKLKKSNFPVVLCVNKVDNVADRNDVMMHMHEMAKKMDFVDVVPISAKHGKNIDVLRKHVRDHLPLATHHFPEEYVTDRSQRFMASEILREKLMRFTGDELPYSVTVEIERFDYNPDTDGFHINGLILVERNGQKKMVIGKGGEKIKTIGREARLDMEELFGRKVYLETWVKVKSGWADDERALRSLGYIDDL, from the coding sequence ATGGCTGATTCAACAGAAAACAACGAGTTCGACATTGATGCGTTTTTCTCATCAACGGGCGAAACTTCGACCCCAGAAAACCAGCACTGTGGTTTTATTGCGATTGTAGGCCGTCCGAATGTCGGTAAATCGACTCTTTTGAACAAGATTCTTGGTCAGAAGATTTCGATCACTTCGCGCAAGCCACAAACGACGCGTCACCGCATTATGGGTGTGGACACCGAAGGTGATTACCAAGCGATTTATGTCGACACTCCAGGGCTTCACATCGAAGAGAAGCGTGCTATTAACCGTTTGATGAACCGTGCTGCAAACTCATCACTCAGTGATGTGAACCTAGTATTCTTCCTTGTTGATGGTACGCATTGGACCAACGACGATGAGATGGTCTTGACCAAGCTGAAGAAGTCGAACTTCCCAGTCGTTCTTTGTGTGAACAAAGTCGACAACGTTGCCGATCGTAACGATGTCATGATGCACATGCACGAGATGGCGAAGAAGATGGACTTTGTTGATGTGGTGCCAATCTCTGCGAAGCACGGCAAGAACATCGATGTACTGCGCAAGCACGTACGCGATCATTTACCGCTGGCAACACACCACTTCCCTGAAGAGTATGTGACTGACCGTTCACAGCGTTTTATGGCTTCAGAGATCCTGCGTGAAAAACTGATGCGATTCACGGGTGATGAGCTGCCTTACTCAGTCACGGTTGAGATTGAGCGATTCGATTACAACCCAGACACTGATGGCTTCCATATCAATGGCCTGATTCTGGTTGAGCGTAATGGCCAAAAGAAAATGGTGATTGGCAAAGGCGGTGAAAAGATCAAAACCATTGGTCGTGAAGCTCGTCTTGATATGGAAGAGCTGTTTGGACGTAAGGTTTACCTAGAGACTTGGGTAAAAGTGAAGTCTGGTTGGGCTGATGATGAACGAGCGCTTCGTTCACTAGGTTACATCGACGATTTATAA
- the rnc gene encoding ribonuclease III — protein MNSQIEKLERKLGYQFNDSELLSLALTHRSANSKHNERLEFLGDSILSFVIADDLYHRFPKVTEGDMSRMRATLVRGNTLAELGREFELGDYLKLGPGELKSGGFRRDSILADAVEAIIGAIYLDSDVEVVRKIILDWYLSRLEAIQPGVSQKDPKTRLQEFLQGRRKPLPVYTVTNIKGEAHNQEFTVSCEVAGIGQPVIGKGTSRRKAEQAAAETALGQLTNG, from the coding sequence ATGAATTCTCAAATTGAAAAACTAGAAAGAAAGCTCGGCTATCAGTTTAACGATAGCGAGCTTTTGAGTTTGGCACTGACACACCGCAGTGCCAACAGTAAGCACAACGAGCGTCTTGAGTTTCTGGGCGATTCAATTTTAAGTTTTGTCATTGCAGACGACTTATACCACCGCTTCCCGAAAGTGACGGAAGGGGATATGAGCCGTATGCGTGCAACATTAGTACGTGGTAATACTCTGGCTGAACTTGGCCGTGAGTTTGAACTGGGTGACTACTTAAAATTAGGTCCAGGTGAACTAAAGAGTGGCGGTTTCCGTCGCGATTCGATCTTGGCAGATGCGGTAGAAGCTATCATTGGCGCGATTTATCTCGACAGTGATGTTGAAGTCGTGCGTAAGATCATCCTTGATTGGTACTTGTCTCGTCTTGAAGCGATCCAGCCGGGTGTATCCCAAAAAGATCCTAAAACACGCTTGCAAGAGTTTCTGCAAGGCAGAAGAAAACCGCTTCCTGTCTACACAGTGACTAATATTAAAGGTGAAGCACACAACCAAGAGTTTACGGTTTCGTGTGAAGTTGCAGGCATAGGACAGCCTGTTATCGGTAAAGGTACCAGTCGTCGCAAGGCTGAACAAGCGGCCGCTGAGACAGCATTAGGGCAATTGACCAATGGCTGA
- the lepB gene encoding signal peptidase I has product MANTFSLILVIVTLVTGIVWALEKWVWAKKREEKLERIKEQTNELDAKTLEKAAAQPWWIENSVSIFPVIAVVLVLRSFIYEPFQIPSGSMMPTLLVGDFILVEKYAYGIKDPVWRKELVETGKPEHGDIAVFKYPPQPNIDYIKRVIGLPGDTVRYSANKELCIQAQGESTCRELPLSNVRESEFNQNGIPLIQMNEKLAEVEHEVLVHPLRRDRIDAYQPRPGVNEWVVPQGHYFVMGDNRDNSADSRYWGFVPEENLVGKAVAIWISFEFERDPSSVLPGWIPTGVRFNRIGGIH; this is encoded by the coding sequence ATGGCGAATACATTTTCACTCATTCTTGTCATAGTGACACTAGTGACTGGTATTGTATGGGCACTCGAGAAGTGGGTTTGGGCGAAAAAGCGTGAAGAGAAATTGGAGCGTATTAAAGAGCAGACCAACGAATTGGATGCAAAAACGCTGGAAAAAGCAGCAGCACAACCGTGGTGGATTGAGAATAGTGTTTCTATCTTTCCAGTGATTGCGGTGGTGTTGGTATTGCGCTCCTTTATTTATGAACCTTTTCAGATTCCATCAGGCTCAATGATGCCAACCCTGCTCGTTGGGGATTTTATTCTGGTGGAGAAATACGCTTACGGGATCAAAGACCCGGTATGGCGTAAAGAGTTGGTGGAAACGGGTAAGCCTGAACACGGTGATATCGCTGTATTCAAGTACCCTCCGCAACCAAATATTGACTACATTAAACGTGTCATCGGTCTTCCTGGTGATACAGTGCGTTACTCAGCGAACAAAGAGCTGTGTATTCAAGCGCAAGGTGAGAGTACGTGTCGCGAGCTGCCTCTATCAAATGTGAGAGAGAGTGAGTTTAATCAAAACGGTATCCCACTTATTCAGATGAATGAGAAGTTGGCGGAAGTTGAGCACGAGGTGCTCGTACACCCGCTGCGTCGTGACCGAATTGATGCGTATCAGCCTCGACCTGGCGTTAATGAGTGGGTTGTTCCTCAAGGTCACTACTTTGTAATGGGTGACAACCGCGATAATAGTGCCGATAGTCGTTACTGGGGCTTTGTTCCAGAAGAGAACCTTGTAGGTAAAGCTGTCGCTATTTGGATCAGTTTCGAGTTTGAACGCGATCCGAGCAGCGTGTTGCCAGGTTGGATCCCAACTGGGGTTCGCTTTAACCGTATCGGCGGTATTCACTAG
- the lepA gene encoding translation elongation factor 4: protein MKHIRNFSIIAHIDHGKSTLSDRLIQVCGGLSDREMAAQVLDSMDLERERGITIKSQSVTLNYTAKDGETYQLNFIDTPGHVDFAYEVSRSLAACEGALLVVDAGQGVEAQTLANCYTAIEMDLEVVPILNKIDLPAADPERVSEEIEEIVGIDAMEATRCSAKTGIGVGDVLENIVSAIPAPEGDPEAPLQALIIDSWFDNYLGVVSLVRIKNGELKKNDKIKVMSTGQVWGVDRLGIFTPKQVDTDVLRTGEVGWVVCGIKDILGAPVGDTLTLAKNGSEKALPGFKKVKPQVYAGLFPVSSDDYENFRDALGKLSLNDASLFYEPENSAALGFGFRCGFLGMLHMEIIQERLEREYDLDLITTAPTVVYEVERTDGTLLYVDSPAKLPAVNDIEEIREPIARCNILVPSEYLGNVITLCVEKRGTQVDMVYHGNQVAVTYDIPMAEVVLDFFDRLKSTSRGYASLDYNFQRFEASSMVRVDVLLNGDTVDALAMITHKDQSQTRGRQLVEKMKEFIPRQMFDIAIQAAIGNHIIARSTVKQLRKNVIAKCYGGDVSRKKKLLKKQKEGKKRMKQIGNVELPQEAFLAILHVGKD, encoded by the coding sequence ATGAAGCACATTCGTAACTTTTCGATTATCGCACACATCGACCATGGTAAGTCGACCCTATCAGACCGTTTGATCCAAGTTTGTGGTGGATTGAGCGACCGTGAAATGGCCGCACAGGTTCTTGACTCAATGGACCTTGAGCGTGAGCGTGGTATCACCATCAAATCACAGAGTGTGACGCTTAACTACACTGCTAAAGATGGCGAAACATACCAACTTAACTTCATCGACACTCCAGGGCACGTAGACTTCGCATACGAAGTGTCTCGCTCGCTAGCCGCTTGTGAAGGTGCGCTGTTGGTTGTTGATGCTGGTCAGGGCGTTGAAGCTCAGACACTGGCTAACTGCTACACAGCCATTGAAATGGATCTTGAGGTAGTGCCAATCCTTAACAAGATTGACCTTCCAGCTGCTGATCCTGAGCGCGTTTCTGAAGAAATTGAAGAGATCGTCGGCATCGATGCAATGGAAGCAACCCGTTGTAGTGCGAAAACTGGTATTGGCGTAGGTGATGTTCTAGAAAACATCGTTTCTGCGATCCCAGCGCCAGAAGGCGATCCAGAAGCACCGCTACAAGCTTTGATCATTGACTCTTGGTTCGATAACTATCTTGGTGTTGTTTCACTTGTTCGTATTAAGAACGGTGAGCTGAAGAAGAACGACAAGATCAAGGTAATGAGCACGGGCCAAGTATGGGGTGTAGACCGTCTAGGTATCTTCACGCCAAAACAGGTTGATACTGATGTCCTACGCACTGGCGAAGTAGGCTGGGTTGTTTGTGGTATTAAAGACATTCTTGGTGCACCTGTTGGTGATACATTGACACTGGCTAAGAATGGCAGTGAAAAAGCCCTACCAGGCTTTAAGAAAGTAAAACCTCAGGTATATGCAGGTCTGTTCCCTGTCTCTTCTGATGACTACGAGAACTTCCGTGATGCACTAGGCAAACTTAGCCTAAATGATGCGTCTCTGTTCTACGAACCAGAAAACTCGGCAGCGCTAGGCTTTGGTTTCCGTTGTGGCTTCCTTGGCATGCTGCACATGGAGATCATCCAAGAGCGTCTAGAGCGTGAGTACGACCTAGACCTGATTACAACCGCACCAACGGTAGTTTACGAAGTTGAGCGCACTGATGGTACTCTTCTGTATGTGGATAGCCCAGCTAAGCTACCTGCAGTGAATGATATCGAAGAGATTCGTGAGCCAATCGCACGCTGTAACATCCTTGTGCCGTCAGAGTACTTAGGTAACGTTATCACACTGTGTGTTGAGAAACGTGGTACTCAGGTTGATATGGTTTACCACGGCAACCAAGTTGCGGTAACGTACGATATTCCGATGGCAGAAGTGGTTCTCGACTTCTTCGACCGTTTGAAGTCTACGTCACGTGGTTACGCATCACTTGATTACAACTTCCAGCGTTTTGAAGCCTCTAGCATGGTTCGTGTTGATGTTCTGCTTAACGGTGATACGGTTGATGCTCTAGCGATGATTACGCACAAAGATCAATCGCAAACGCGTGGTCGTCAGTTGGTAGAGAAGATGAAAGAGTTCATCCCTCGTCAAATGTTTGATATCGCGATTCAAGCGGCAATCGGTAACCACATTATTGCGCGCTCAACGGTGAAACAGCTGCGTAAGAACGTAATCGCTAAGTGTTACGGTGGTGACGTGAGTCGTAAGAAGAAGCTTCTGAAGAAACAGAAAGAAGGTAAGAAACGCATGAAGCAAATTGGTAACGTTGAGTTGCCACAAGAAGCGTTCCTTGCAATCCTACACGTAGGTAAAGATTAA
- a CDS encoding SoxR reducing system RseC family protein has translation MMTALAQVTAVQPALGGWQATLSCEQKTSCSSCASKSSCGTGLVSNAIGNKSLTWQLVTEQSIQVGDTVEIGLPERKLLSFAAATYLMPLLFLVIGAIAGQTWLQPFLGAGEGAVILLGIVGAAIGFIVARQFVRKREKETSSQVVLLRILGSQIPVV, from the coding sequence ATGATGACCGCACTCGCGCAGGTTACGGCTGTGCAACCTGCTCTGGGGGGCTGGCAAGCAACCCTGAGCTGTGAGCAAAAGACCAGTTGTAGCAGTTGCGCGTCAAAAAGTTCGTGTGGTACAGGTCTCGTATCAAATGCGATTGGAAACAAAAGCCTAACTTGGCAGCTGGTTACTGAGCAGTCTATTCAAGTGGGTGATACGGTTGAAATCGGCTTACCTGAGCGCAAGTTACTCAGCTTCGCAGCTGCAACTTACCTTATGCCTCTCCTGTTTCTCGTTATAGGCGCGATAGCAGGGCAAACTTGGCTTCAGCCATTTCTTGGCGCCGGAGAGGGAGCCGTCATATTGCTTGGTATCGTTGGCGCAGCTATCGGCTTTATCGTCGCTCGACAATTTGTTCGCAAGCGTGAGAAAGAGACCTCTTCACAAGTCGTTCTGCTCAGAATACTGGGCAGTCAGATTCCTGTTGTCTAA
- the rseB gene encoding sigma-E factor regulatory protein RseB: MKKILISALTLFGLTIHNASAEQPAEALLQDMHQASEQLSYELSYILIKKNSIEPLLYRHARSEDQQLAHLLYLSGPVREVIRRGGEVSYVEPGVEPFTVESNDMVAPTIPLLHSDIEKLSQNYDFVSVGRAREAGSATQVVRIVPKDGLRYSYVLWVDENSHLPLRADLVDRDGEVLEQFRTISFVVNDQISEVMSGLKDVNLPNVLTLPKGNVSEAAWSVGWVPSGFEPAEVNRYRMAMTDRLVETQMYTDGLFNFSIYIAERDENSLQGQVIRQGRRTLHTFVKGTAEISIVGDIPPSTAQRIAQSVAIEPVKALEQ; encoded by the coding sequence ATGAAAAAAATTCTGATCAGCGCTCTGACGCTGTTCGGTCTGACTATACACAATGCCTCTGCAGAACAACCTGCAGAGGCTTTGTTACAAGATATGCATCAGGCCAGTGAGCAATTGAGTTATGAACTCTCTTATATCCTGATCAAAAAGAACAGCATCGAACCGCTTTTATATCGCCACGCCAGATCGGAAGATCAGCAGTTGGCACATCTTCTTTACCTCAGTGGCCCTGTTCGAGAGGTGATTCGTCGTGGTGGCGAAGTCAGTTATGTCGAACCGGGTGTCGAGCCTTTCACGGTTGAGTCCAATGACATGGTGGCTCCGACTATCCCACTGCTCCACAGTGACATCGAAAAGCTAAGTCAGAACTACGACTTTGTTAGTGTGGGTCGCGCTCGTGAAGCGGGCAGTGCGACACAAGTCGTACGCATCGTGCCTAAAGACGGTTTACGTTACTCCTACGTTTTGTGGGTGGATGAAAACTCTCACCTACCATTGCGCGCCGATCTTGTTGATCGTGATGGTGAAGTGCTCGAGCAGTTCCGTACCATTTCATTTGTGGTGAATGATCAAATCTCTGAGGTGATGTCGGGGCTCAAGGACGTTAATCTTCCTAATGTCTTGACCTTACCAAAAGGTAACGTGAGTGAGGCGGCTTGGAGTGTTGGTTGGGTACCTTCTGGGTTTGAACCAGCCGAGGTTAATCGCTACCGAATGGCAATGACCGATCGTTTGGTGGAAACACAGATGTACACTGATGGCCTGTTTAACTTCTCTATTTATATTGCTGAGCGTGATGAAAACTCACTGCAAGGACAGGTTATTCGCCAAGGACGCCGCACTTTACATACGTTTGTTAAAGGCACTGCTGAGATCTCGATAGTGGGAGACATTCCGCCATCAACGGCACAACGAATCGCTCAGTCAGTCGCTATTGAGCCTGTTAAGGCGTTAGAACAATGA
- a CDS encoding RseA family anti-sigma factor: MADKEKLSALMDGEALDDEQLLAYAESDQDAIESWKHYHLIGDVMRGEAPEQPNWDIAGSVAAALEAEPAHQGADVSPMMEAQPKPEVAKRQLPAWIAQFGQVAVAACVSFAVILGVQQYSGQDSQISPEADQLPVLQTIPFAGSAEPVSLTRESVQKPATNEANVQEQHRRINAVLQDYELQLRLNSSYDAASDLNDEPVVE, encoded by the coding sequence ATGGCTGACAAAGAGAAACTTTCAGCACTCATGGATGGTGAAGCGCTCGATGACGAACAACTGCTGGCATATGCAGAAAGTGATCAAGACGCGATTGAAAGTTGGAAACACTACCATTTAATTGGTGATGTGATGCGTGGTGAAGCGCCAGAGCAACCCAATTGGGATATTGCTGGCTCGGTAGCTGCAGCATTAGAGGCAGAGCCTGCGCATCAAGGTGCTGATGTATCGCCAATGATGGAAGCGCAACCGAAACCTGAAGTTGCCAAACGTCAGCTTCCTGCGTGGATAGCCCAGTTTGGTCAAGTGGCAGTCGCTGCTTGTGTCTCATTTGCGGTTATCCTAGGTGTGCAGCAGTACAGTGGTCAGGATAGCCAGATCTCTCCTGAAGCTGACCAGTTGCCAGTGCTACAAACTATCCCATTTGCTGGTAGTGCAGAGCCTGTAAGCTTGACGCGTGAGTCTGTACAAAAACCAGCAACCAACGAAGCGAATGTGCAAGAACAGCATCGTCGTATCAATGCTGTCCTGCAAGATTACGAACTTCAGCTGAGATTAAACAGCAGTTACGACGCAGCTTCAGATCTCAATGATGAACCGGTAGTTGAATGA
- the rpoE gene encoding RNA polymerase sigma factor RpoE, which translates to MNEQTDQVLIERVQNGDKQAFNLLVVRYQNKVCNLISRYINNPGDVADVAQEAFIKAYRAIPSFRGESAFYTWLYRIAVNTAKNHIVAQSRRPPATDVDAEEAEFYETGNALKEISNPENLTLSNELKRTVFAAIEALPEDLKTAMTLRELDGLSYEEIAEVMDCPVGTVRSRIFRARESVEKKIAPLLKKH; encoded by the coding sequence ATGAACGAGCAGACTGATCAAGTTCTCATTGAGCGAGTTCAGAACGGAGATAAGCAAGCATTCAATTTATTGGTAGTACGTTACCAAAACAAGGTTTGTAATCTTATCTCTCGGTATATCAACAATCCAGGTGATGTTGCGGATGTGGCCCAAGAGGCATTCATTAAAGCGTATCGTGCCATCCCATCTTTTCGAGGTGAAAGTGCCTTTTACACTTGGCTATACCGGATTGCTGTGAATACCGCGAAGAACCACATCGTAGCACAGAGCCGCAGACCGCCTGCTACTGATGTTGATGCCGAAGAAGCTGAATTTTATGAAACAGGTAACGCTTTAAAAGAAATATCGAACCCAGAGAACCTAACGTTGTCCAATGAATTGAAACGAACGGTTTTCGCTGCGATAGAAGCGCTACCAGAAGATTTGAAAACCGCAATGACACTTCGCGAGCTTGATGGCTTGAGCTACGAAGAGATTGCAGAAGTGATGGATTGCCCTGTTGGAACGGTACGTTCTCGTATCTTCCGAGCGCGTGAGTCCGTGGAGAAGAAAATTGCTCCATTGCTCAAAAAGCACTGA
- the nadB gene encoding L-aspartate oxidase, whose translation MSENREHSCDVLVVGSGAAGLSLALRVANHAKVIVLSKGPRSEGATFYAQGGIAAVFDEGDSVESHVEDTLIAGAGLCEQDSVEFIAKNGKKCVQWLIDGGVPFDREDDDSDEAPRYHLTREGGHSHRRILHAADATGMAMQTSLQDNAHNHPNISIFERYNALDLVTDNSENGDKKVVGAYIWNRNLERVETVRAKFVILATGGASKVYQYTSNPDVSSGDGIAMAWRAGCRVANLEFNQFHPTCLFHPEARNFLLTEALRGEGAYLRRPDGSRFMPDFDQREELAPRDIVARAIDFEMKRLGADCMYLDISHKPTEFIEKHFPTIYSRLMDLGIDMTKEAIPVVPAAHYTCGGVIVDKNGSTDIANLYAIGEVSYTGLHGANRMASNSLLECVVYAWSAAKDVLKNLDSVESVDAIPAWDESQVTNSDEEVIIQHNWHELRLFMWDYMGIVRTDKRLERAMRRIQLLQQETHDYYSNFRVSNNLLELRNLLQVAELMVRCAMQRKESRGLHYTLDYPDQIENSGPTILDPNQSA comes from the coding sequence ATGAGTGAAAACCGAGAACATAGTTGTGATGTGTTAGTCGTGGGTAGCGGGGCTGCTGGCCTCTCTTTGGCTCTGCGCGTGGCGAATCATGCGAAAGTCATCGTACTGAGCAAAGGGCCGCGCAGTGAAGGCGCCACTTTTTACGCTCAAGGCGGTATTGCCGCTGTATTTGATGAAGGCGACAGCGTTGAGTCACATGTCGAAGATACACTGATTGCGGGTGCCGGCTTGTGTGAACAAGACAGCGTTGAGTTTATTGCAAAAAACGGAAAAAAATGTGTGCAGTGGCTCATCGATGGCGGCGTACCTTTTGACCGTGAAGACGATGACTCTGATGAAGCCCCTCGTTACCACTTAACTCGTGAAGGAGGCCACAGTCACCGCCGTATTTTGCATGCAGCTGATGCCACTGGCATGGCGATGCAGACCTCACTACAGGACAACGCTCATAACCACCCTAATATCTCTATCTTTGAACGTTACAATGCGCTCGACTTAGTAACCGACAACAGTGAGAACGGTGATAAGAAAGTCGTTGGCGCTTACATCTGGAACCGCAACTTGGAGCGCGTTGAAACCGTGCGCGCTAAGTTTGTTATTCTAGCCACAGGCGGCGCTTCTAAAGTCTATCAATACACTTCTAACCCTGATGTCTCTTCAGGTGACGGTATAGCAATGGCTTGGCGTGCCGGCTGTCGTGTCGCTAACCTTGAGTTTAACCAGTTTCATCCAACGTGTTTGTTCCACCCCGAAGCTCGTAACTTCCTGCTGACCGAGGCACTGCGCGGCGAAGGCGCATACCTGCGTAGACCTGATGGCTCGCGCTTTATGCCTGATTTTGACCAACGTGAAGAACTCGCTCCACGTGATATTGTCGCGCGCGCGATCGATTTCGAGATGAAACGTCTCGGTGCGGATTGTATGTATCTAGATATAAGCCATAAGCCTACCGAATTTATCGAGAAGCATTTCCCAACGATATACTCTCGCTTGATGGATTTGGGCATTGATATGACCAAAGAGGCCATTCCTGTAGTGCCTGCTGCGCACTATACGTGTGGTGGTGTGATTGTCGACAAGAACGGCTCAACCGATATCGCCAACCTATATGCGATTGGCGAGGTCAGTTATACCGGTCTTCACGGCGCAAACCGTATGGCCTCGAACTCACTGCTCGAGTGTGTGGTTTATGCATGGTCGGCAGCAAAAGACGTGCTGAAAAACCTTGATAGTGTTGAAAGCGTCGACGCGATTCCAGCTTGGGATGAAAGTCAGGTTACGAACTCTGACGAAGAGGTCATTATTCAGCATAACTGGCATGAACTACGCCTATTTATGTGGGATTACATGGGTATCGTGCGCACTGACAAACGCCTAGAGCGCGCTATGCGTCGTATTCAGTTATTGCAACAAGAGACCCACGACTACTACAGTAATTTCCGTGTATCAAACAACCTTCTTGAACTGCGTAACTTGCTGCAAGTTGCCGAGTTGATGGTTCGCTGTGCGATGCAACGAAAAGAGAGTCGCGGCCTGCACTACACACTGGACTACCCTGACCAGATTGAAAACAGCGGTCCAACGATTCTAGATCCTAACCAGTCAGCTTAG
- a CDS encoding succinate dehydrogenase assembly factor 2, whose product MYTQEEKARIKWACRRGMLELDVVIMPFFEECFNTLTESEQQDFVSLLECDDPDLFTWVMGHGRSENLSHASMVDKIVAHNLSKVR is encoded by the coding sequence ATGTATACTCAGGAAGAAAAAGCGCGTATCAAGTGGGCCTGTCGTCGAGGCATGCTAGAGCTTGATGTTGTCATTATGCCGTTTTTTGAAGAGTGCTTTAACACTTTGACTGAATCTGAACAGCAAGACTTTGTGTCGCTATTAGAGTGTGATGACCCAGATTTGTTTACATGGGTGATGGGACACGGTCGCAGTGAAAATCTTAGTCACGCCTCGATGGTGGATAAGATTGTTGCCCACAACCTCTCTAAAGTGCGTTAA